Proteins found in one Elephas maximus indicus isolate mEleMax1 chromosome 11, mEleMax1 primary haplotype, whole genome shotgun sequence genomic segment:
- the NUP62 gene encoding nuclear pore glycoprotein p62 gives MSAFNFGGAGAPTGGFTFGTTKTATTTPATGFSFSTPGTGGFNFGAPSQSAASTPSTSLFTLTTQAPATQTPGFSFGATTPASGGTGFSLGVNTPKLNLGNPTATQATVNPSAFGLGSSSLTNAITSTVTSGQATPGGFVFGSSTTSAPASTTSGGFLFTGGSTAQSGTSGFSVGSLGSAAQPTALSGLPFTPATPAATAAGATQPATPAPAATTTSTGPTLFASIATAPASSTAPSLSLCPPATSTTTPGTGALGFSLKAPGTASSASTVTSTAATTSTTATGFALNLKPLAPSGLSNAVPSAGTAPSGPGAASGGSTSPALTYAQLESLINKWSLELEDQERHFLQQATQVNAWDRTLIENGEKITSLHREVEKVKLDQKRLDQELDFILSQQKELEDLLSPLEEAAKEQSGTIYLQHADEEREKTYKLAENIDAQLKRMAQDLKDIIEHLNAAGGPADSSDPLQQICRILNAHVDSLQWVDQNSALLQRRVEEAGRVCEGRRKEQERGFRIAFD, from the coding sequence ATGAGCGCGTTTAACTTTGGAGGTGCGGGGGCCCCCACAGGCGGGTTCACATTTGGCACTACGAAGACAgccaccaccacccctgccacCGGGTTTTCTTTTTCCACCCCTGGCACTGGCGGGTTTAATTTTGGGGCGCCCTCCCAATCAGCTGCAAGCACCCCCTCAACCAGCCTGTTCACACTCACCACCCAGGCACCCGCAACTCAGACCCCAGGGTTCAGTTTTGGAGCAACGACTCCTGCTTCCGGAGGAACAGGGTTTTCCTTAGGTGTAAACACCCCAAAGTTAAACCTGGGGAACCCCACGGCCACTCAGGCCACAGTGAACCCCAGCGCCTTTGGGCTGGGCAGCAGCAGCCTCACCAATGCTATAACAAGCACTGTCACCTCAGGCCAGGCAACACCTGGTGGCTTCGTGTTTGGCTCCTCCACCACCTCTGCCCCTGCGTCCACCACCTCTGGAGGGTTCTTGTTCACTGGTGGGAGCACAGCTCAGTCCGGGACCTCCGGCTTCAGTGTGGGCTCCCTGGGGAGTGCGGCACAGCCCACAGCCCTGTCCGGGTTACCGTTCACTCCAGCCACACCGGCAGCCACTGCAGCCGGAGCCACCCAGCCGGCCACTCCTGCACCCgcagccaccaccaccagcaccggGCCCACGCTCTTTGCCTCCATTGCCACTGCTCCAGCCTCATCCACTGCCCCCAGCCTCTCACTCTGCCCTCCAGCAACCTCAACCACAACCCCGGGGACTGGGGCACTGGGCTTCAGTTTAAAGGCCCCTGGAACGGCTTCCAGCGCATCTACCGTGACGTCCACTGCTGCTACCACCAGCACCACTGCCACTGGTTTTGCCTTGAATCTGAAACCACTGGCTCCATCTGGGCTCTCCAACGCTGTGCCCTCTGCCGGAACGGCTCCATCTGGCCCCGGTGCAGCCTCGGGGGGTTCTACCAGCCCCGCGTTGACCTACGCCCAGCTGGAGAGCCTGATCAACAAGTGGAGCCTGGAGCTGGAGGACCAGGAGCGGCACTTCCTACAACAGGCCACACAGGTCAACGCCTGGGACCGCACGCTGATCGAGAATGGCGAGAAGATCACCTCCCTGCACCGCGAGGTGGAGAAGGTGAAGTTGGACCAGAAGCGGCTGGACCAGGAGCTCGACTTCATCCTGTCGCAGCAGAAGGAGCTGGAGGACCTGCTGAGCCCACTGGAGGAGGCGGCCAAGGAGCAGAGCGGCACCATCTACCTGCAGCACGCCGACGAGGAGCGCGAGAAGACCTACAAGCTGGCCGAGAACATCGATGCCCAGCTCAAGCGCATGGCGCAGGACCTCAAGGACATCATCGAGCACCTGAACGCGGCCGGGGGTCCCGCCGACTCCAGCGACCCGCTGCAGCAGATCTGCAGGATTCTCAATGCGCATGTGGACTCGCTGCAGTGGGTCGACCAGAACTCCGCCCTGCTGCAGCGGCGGGTGGAGGAGGCCGGCAGGGTGTGCGAGGGCCGCCGCAAGGAGCAGGAACGCGGCTTCCGGATCGCCTTTGACTGA
- the ATF5 gene encoding cyclic AMP-dependent transcription factor ATF-5: MSLLATLGLELDRTLLPASGLGWLVDYGKLPLAPAPLGPYEVLGGALEGGLPGGGEPLAGDGFSDWMTERVDFTALLPLEPPFPPGALPPPSPPPPDLEAMASLLKKELEQMEDFFLDAPLLPPPSPPPPPPQVPPLPLPTLDLPQPPALDTLDLLAIYCRSETGQGDAVGLAPLPPPQQPHPPPPQPSRPAPYPNPATTRGDRKQKKRDQNKSAALRYRQRKRAEGEALEGECQGLEARNRELRERAESVEREIQYVKDLLIEVYKARSQRTRNS, encoded by the exons ATGTCACTCCTGGCGACCCTGGGGCTGGAGCTGGACAGGACCCTGCTCCCAGCTAGCGGGCTGGGCTGGCTCGTAGACTATGGGAAACTCCCCCTGGCCCCTGCCCCCCTGGGCCCCTATGAGGTCCTTGGGGGAGCCCTGGAGGGCGGGCTTCCAGGGGGGGGAGAGCCCCTGGCAG GAGACGGCTTCTCTGACTGGATGACTGAGCGGGTTGACTTCACAGCCCTCCTTCCTCTGGAGCCTCCCTTTCCCCCTGGTGCCCTTCCCCCACCTTCCCCGCCCCCACCTGATCTGGAAGCCATGGCCTCCCTCCTCAAGAAGGAGCTGGAGCAGATGGAAGACTTCTTTCTTGATGCCCCACTCCTCCCACCACCCTCCCCTCCTCCGCCACCCCCACAAgttcctcctctccccctccccaccttagacctcccccagccccctgccctggATACCCTCGACTTGCTGGCCATCTACTGCCGCAGCGAGACTGGGCAGGGGGATGCTGTGGGGTTGgcacccctgcccccaccacaGCAGCCCCATCCTCCCCCACCTCAGCCCTCTCGCCCAGCCCCGTACCCCAACCCTGCCACCACCCGAGGGGACCGCAAGCAGAAGAAGAGAGACCAAAACAAGTCAGCAGCTCTGAGGTACCGCCAGAGGAAGCGGGCAGAGGGCGAGGCCCTGGAGGGCGAGTGCCAGGGGCTGGAGGCTCGGAACCGGGAGCTGAGGGAAAGGGCTGAGTCGGTGGAGCGGGAGATCCAGTACGTCAAGGATCTGCTCATCGAAGTGTATAAGGCTCGAAGCCAGAGGACACGCAACAGCTAG